A segment of the Desulfofundulus kuznetsovii DSM 6115 genome:
GCCCGGATCCGCACCGTGCCGCTCATCAAAGATGTCAGTCTTACTCGTGAGTTTCCGTCCCGCATCGTGATTGCAGTAGAGGAAAGAAAAGCAGTGGCTTTGCTTCCCGTAAAGGACGGTTTTATACAGGTGGACCGGGAAGGGGTGTGCCTGAAGGAGAGCGGGGTGGCCGGTTCCCTCCCGGTGGTGACGGGGACAGTGGTTCCCACCCCTGCTCCGGGACAGGTGATCCGGGATGCAAAACTGGGTACAGCCCTGCAGGTGCTCAACCAGCTCCCCGGGTCACTGCGTAGTAAGCTTTCCGAAATACATGTTAATGCCCGGGGTCAGGTGGTGCTGTACACCCTGGACGGGGTTGAATGCCGCCTGGGTGCTCCCGTGGATATCCGCAAAAAGGCCGGGGTTCTTCTGCAGGTTCTGG
Coding sequences within it:
- a CDS encoding cell division protein FtsQ/DivIB — protein: MGIPRHTGKYLVERILFAFVVLLAAFILLGSPLFEVREIEVTGNSALPEKKIVELSGITAGTNIFKVNLKESEARIRTVPLIKDVSLTREFPSRIVIAVEERKAVALLPVKDGFIQVDREGVCLKESGVAGSLPVVTGTVVPTPAPGQVIRDAKLGTALQVLNQLPGSLRSKLSEIHVNARGQVVLYTLDGVECRLGAPVDIRKKAGVLLQVLEQVKGRQIAYVDLTGVPVVKYVR